One window from the genome of Nitrospira defluvii encodes:
- a CDS encoding DUF4396 domain-containing protein, protein MLHSHSAGTTLSLHRGTAQQHSCEEAHGEVQGIQHRHHPHHEQGPRVQEHDAVSLNHTALMATLHCLTGCTIGEVAGMVLGTVLGWGNWPTVALAVALAFTFGYAMTLYPLRRAGMAWGTAIGLALASDTLSMTTMELVDNAIMLVIPGAMEAGLPDPLFWGSLTLSLILAGAAAFPVNRWLIARGRGHALVHGHHCH, encoded by the coding sequence ATGCTTCATTCTCACTCAGCCGGCACAACCCTATCTCTCCATCGCGGGACCGCCCAACAGCATAGCTGTGAAGAGGCTCATGGAGAGGTGCAGGGGATCCAGCATCGTCATCACCCGCATCACGAGCAGGGGCCGCGGGTGCAGGAGCATGATGCGGTCTCACTCAATCACACCGCACTTATGGCCACCCTGCATTGCTTGACCGGGTGCACCATCGGCGAAGTCGCCGGCATGGTACTGGGCACGGTGCTGGGGTGGGGCAATTGGCCGACCGTCGCCCTGGCCGTTGCGTTGGCTTTTACCTTCGGGTATGCCATGACGTTGTATCCCTTGCGGCGGGCGGGCATGGCTTGGGGAACCGCCATCGGGCTGGCGTTGGCCTCGGATACGTTGTCGATGACCACTATGGAATTGGTCGATAATGCGATCATGCTGGTGATTCCTGGCGCGATGGAGGCCGGCTTGCCTGATCCGCTCTTCTGGGGCAGCTTGACCTTGTCGCTGATCCTGGCCGGTGCAGCCGCGTTTCCGGTGAACCGGTGGCTGATTGCTCGTGGGCGCGGCCACGCGCTGGTGCATGGGCATCATTGCCACTGA
- a CDS encoding class I SAM-dependent methyltransferase: MPTHTPEAVIEAQRQDWNRVAPGWDKWDQFFNRTMAFINHRLVADARVRPGLRVLDLGSGTGYPAILAGEVVGAEGTVIGIDLAESMLAVATRKAKTLGLQQVSFRTGDVTSLPFETGSIDAVISRFCLMFLPDIPKAAGEIARVLKPGGYVAAAVWSSPDKNPFIRIPMDIIKSITPLPPPDPEAPGIFRLAKPGDLAGMLQRAGLTPLDDEEFTAEVAYESGEEFFRGLMDIAAPIQNLFAQLTPAQQVEAEQGIIKAVNDYRGPQGVALPIAVRIVSARKPR, from the coding sequence ATGCCAACACACACGCCGGAAGCCGTCATCGAAGCGCAGCGCCAGGATTGGAACCGCGTCGCACCGGGCTGGGACAAATGGGACCAATTCTTCAACCGTACCATGGCGTTCATCAACCACCGCCTGGTGGCCGATGCCCGCGTACGTCCGGGGCTTCGGGTCTTGGACCTTGGATCAGGGACAGGCTACCCGGCGATCCTCGCCGGTGAAGTGGTCGGAGCGGAGGGCACCGTCATCGGGATCGACCTGGCGGAATCCATGCTGGCAGTGGCCACACGCAAGGCCAAGACGCTCGGCTTGCAGCAGGTCAGCTTTCGCACCGGTGACGTCACTTCGCTGCCGTTCGAGACCGGCTCGATCGATGCCGTCATCAGCCGGTTTTGCCTGATGTTCCTCCCGGACATTCCCAAGGCCGCCGGGGAGATCGCCCGCGTGTTGAAACCGGGAGGGTATGTCGCCGCCGCCGTCTGGTCCTCTCCAGACAAGAATCCGTTCATTCGGATTCCCATGGATATCATCAAATCAATTACCCCTCTGCCCCCGCCGGATCCTGAAGCACCGGGAATCTTTCGCCTGGCAAAACCCGGCGACCTCGCAGGCATGCTGCAGCGGGCTGGACTCACCCCGTTGGATGATGAGGAATTTACCGCCGAGGTCGCCTACGAGTCCGGTGAAGAATTCTTTCGCGGGCTGATGGATATCGCGGCGCCGATTCAAAATCTCTTCGCGCAATTGACGCCGGCACAACAGGTGGAGGCTGAACAGGGGATCATCAAGGCAGTGAACGACTATCGTGGGCCACAGGGCGTGGCCTTGCCGATCGCCGTGCGAATCGTCAGCGCAAGAAAGCCTCGATAG
- a CDS encoding TfoX/Sxy family protein, with amino-acid sequence MRADSFKDFVLDQLGRVPQLMCKAMFGGYGLYQRETFFGIIHKGRLYLKTNGMTQPTYAACGMQPFRPNGKQLLKHYYEVPIDILEDAEQLKVWAHRAIAPPTAQLMLPFHNPPSTRDMLAHES; translated from the coding sequence ATGCGTGCCGACAGTTTCAAAGACTTTGTTCTGGATCAGCTCGGCCGAGTCCCTCAACTCATGTGCAAAGCGATGTTCGGCGGCTATGGTCTCTATCAGCGCGAGACGTTCTTTGGCATCATTCACAAGGGCCGGCTCTACTTGAAAACCAATGGGATGACACAACCGACATATGCCGCGTGCGGCATGCAGCCGTTTCGCCCGAACGGCAAGCAGCTCCTCAAACACTATTACGAAGTGCCGATCGATATTCTGGAAGATGCCGAACAGTTGAAGGTCTGGGCGCACCGGGCCATTGCGCCACCGACTGCGCAATTGATGCTTCCGTTTCATAACCCTCCTTCCACACGGGACATGCTCGCTCACGAGTCATGA
- a CDS encoding DUF2784 domain-containing protein produces MWYHVGADLILLLHLGFVLFVIAGGLLLLKWPRIAWVHLPAAVWGAVVEFTGWICPLTPLESQLRALAGESATEADFIGRYLPPLLYPETLTREIQMLLGLLVLGVNLALYWLAFFRPAGKSP; encoded by the coding sequence ATGTGGTATCACGTCGGCGCCGACCTGATCCTCTTGCTGCACCTGGGTTTTGTTCTGTTCGTCATCGCGGGCGGGCTGCTGCTGTTGAAATGGCCGCGCATCGCGTGGGTCCATCTGCCGGCGGCGGTCTGGGGCGCGGTCGTGGAATTCACCGGATGGATCTGTCCGCTGACGCCGCTGGAAAGCCAATTACGCGCTCTGGCCGGTGAGTCGGCCACGGAGGCCGACTTCATCGGCCGCTACCTTCCCCCCCTGCTCTATCCCGAAACATTGACGCGCGAGATCCAAATGCTGCTGGGCCTGCTCGTGCTGGGGGTGAACCTGGCCCTGTACTGGTTGGCGTTCTTCAGGCCAGCAGGTAAGAGCCCGTAG
- a CDS encoding cupin domain-containing protein → MTDPRHEQDLAELAALYALEALGDDAQRQFARSLETASASTREEVAAFQDVVQELAYSGPAIAPPASLKDRLMARIAQEPQEPAEGAGFTFVRSKGLAWQELAPGLSTKVLFHDPAAARTTMLLRLAPGGTLIGHRHPQVEELYVLEGSCLCAGEFLQVGDYHRAEAGTVHPVTSSEQGCLALIMTSSKNEPIR, encoded by the coding sequence ATGACCGATCCTCGGCACGAACAAGACTTGGCCGAACTCGCGGCGCTCTATGCGTTGGAGGCCCTGGGAGACGATGCGCAGCGTCAGTTCGCGCGTTCATTGGAGACGGCCTCGGCCTCCACACGCGAAGAGGTGGCGGCATTTCAAGATGTGGTGCAGGAGCTTGCGTATAGCGGCCCAGCCATCGCACCCCCGGCTTCCCTCAAGGATCGGCTCATGGCCCGCATCGCACAGGAACCGCAGGAGCCGGCTGAAGGCGCAGGCTTTACCTTCGTCCGCAGCAAGGGCCTGGCGTGGCAGGAATTGGCACCGGGCTTGTCGACGAAAGTGCTGTTTCACGATCCCGCGGCTGCACGCACGACCATGTTATTGAGGTTGGCTCCCGGCGGCACACTGATCGGCCACCGTCACCCGCAGGTCGAAGAGTTGTATGTGCTGGAGGGGAGTTGTCTCTGCGCCGGGGAGTTCCTGCAGGTCGGGGATTACCATCGCGCGGAGGCGGGCACCGTCCACCCCGTGACATCGAGTGAGCAGGGCTGCCTGGCTCTGATCATGACCTCATCAAAGAACGAACCGATTCGATAG
- a CDS encoding sigma-70 family RNA polymerase sigma factor translates to MANAPSIHEQEWAGLLARIAVGDQSALSELYDASSAKVFGLAMKILGDRAAAEETTLDVYTQVWRRIATYDAKRGTPGSWLMTLAKHRAIDRFRSSYLERGRQVPLDEAAELPGREDTPEQYSAGLERQRLVQDALATLSVEQRQAVALAYYWGLSQSEIADQLKLPLGTVKTRMRLGMIKLREVLAPHGEGLLS, encoded by the coding sequence GTGGCTAACGCACCTTCGATTCACGAGCAGGAATGGGCGGGACTCCTCGCGCGTATTGCCGTCGGCGATCAATCCGCACTGTCGGAGCTCTATGATGCCAGCAGCGCGAAGGTCTTTGGCCTGGCGATGAAGATTCTCGGAGATCGTGCGGCCGCAGAAGAAACGACGCTGGATGTGTATACGCAGGTCTGGCGACGGATCGCGACCTATGATGCGAAGCGGGGCACGCCGGGCAGTTGGCTCATGACGCTCGCGAAGCATCGGGCCATCGATCGATTCCGGAGCAGCTACCTGGAGCGGGGCAGGCAGGTGCCGCTGGATGAAGCGGCCGAGTTGCCGGGGCGCGAAGATACGCCGGAGCAATACAGCGCGGGCTTGGAACGGCAACGGCTGGTGCAGGATGCGCTCGCGACCCTCTCTGTCGAACAGCGTCAGGCGGTCGCCCTGGCCTACTATTGGGGCTTGAGCCAGAGCGAAATCGCCGACCAGCTCAAGTTGCCGCTGGGGACGGTAAAGACGCGGATGAGGCTGGGGATGATCAAGTTGCGCGAAGTGCTGGCGCCTCACGGGGAGGGGTTGTTGTCATGA
- a CDS encoding group I truncated hemoglobin produces the protein MSYRIAALAMVLGLALTVSACNSMGSAPAGTAATEKSLYDRLGGKTAITAVVDDFVGRVAADNRINGKFANANIPRLKSMLVDQICQASGGPCTYTGRDMKSTHAGMGVSSSDFDALVGDLVATLNKFKVPEREKNELLGALGPMKGDIVEKPMASMR, from the coding sequence ATGTCTTATCGCATTGCAGCACTCGCCATGGTTCTCGGCCTTGCGTTGACCGTCTCAGCCTGCAACAGCATGGGTTCGGCACCAGCCGGCACAGCCGCAACGGAGAAATCTCTCTACGACCGCTTGGGCGGTAAAACCGCTATCACCGCAGTCGTGGATGACTTCGTGGGCCGCGTGGCCGCCGACAACCGCATCAACGGCAAGTTTGCGAACGCCAACATTCCCCGCCTCAAATCGATGCTGGTCGATCAGATTTGTCAGGCCTCCGGCGGTCCCTGCACCTACACCGGCCGTGACATGAAAAGCACCCACGCCGGCATGGGCGTGAGCAGCAGCGACTTCGATGCGCTGGTCGGCGACCTCGTCGCCACGCTGAACAAATTCAAGGTGCCGGAACGGGAGAAGAACGAGTTGCTGGGCGCGCTCGGCCCGATGAAAGGCGATATCGTCGAGAAGCCGATGGCGTCGATGCGGTAG
- the hepT gene encoding type VII toxin-antitoxin system HepT family RNase toxin: protein MDRDLVAAKLESLRRCVERIAGKTPPSSQDLAQNADLQDIIALNLQRAVQLSVDVASHLIGDTDMTPPSTMAEHFDALNRLQVISPALADRMKKAVGFRNLAVYSYQAIDWNIVYQICSRHLDDFRQFAKAISMWHSAP from the coding sequence ATGGATCGGGACCTCGTAGCGGCTAAACTGGAATCGCTTCGACGCTGTGTCGAACGGATTGCCGGGAAGACGCCGCCTTCTTCTCAGGATCTGGCCCAAAACGCAGATCTGCAAGACATTATCGCGCTCAATCTCCAGCGGGCTGTCCAGCTTTCTGTCGATGTGGCCTCCCATCTCATCGGGGACACCGACATGACGCCGCCCTCGACGATGGCGGAGCACTTCGATGCGCTCAATCGGCTTCAGGTGATCAGTCCTGCCCTGGCGGACCGCATGAAGAAGGCCGTGGGATTCAGGAATCTCGCGGTGTACAGCTATCAGGCCATCGATTGGAATATTGTCTATCAGATCTGCAGTCGCCACCTGGACGATTTCCGGCAGTTTGCCAAAGCCATTTCGATGTGGCACTCCGCTCCCTGA
- the mntA gene encoding type VII toxin-antitoxin system MntA family adenylyltransferase antitoxin has product MSAFGTKTDRQDEPDAKIRAAIVSVLERHPSVSMAILFGSLAAGRECPDSDLDLAVSATAPPLTVDARIELIDDLAAALGRPIDLIDLNQAHGPLLRQVLTTGRLMLCRNRTEYAELLRRLAYEEADVMPYYRRILATRRQAWIGTS; this is encoded by the coding sequence GTGAGCGCCTTCGGCACTAAGACAGACCGCCAGGATGAACCGGATGCCAAGATTCGGGCCGCCATTGTCTCGGTCTTGGAACGCCATCCCTCCGTGAGCATGGCCATCCTGTTCGGCTCTCTTGCCGCCGGACGAGAGTGCCCGGACAGTGACCTGGACCTCGCCGTGAGCGCAACCGCACCACCACTCACAGTCGATGCCCGCATTGAGCTGATCGACGACCTCGCCGCAGCCTTGGGACGACCTATCGACCTGATCGACCTTAACCAAGCGCATGGGCCACTCCTGCGGCAAGTGCTGACCACCGGTCGATTGATGCTCTGTCGGAACCGCACGGAGTATGCGGAACTCCTGCGGCGGCTGGCCTACGAGGAAGCCGACGTGATGCCGTATTATCGACGAATCTTGGCCACGCGAAGGCAAGCATGGATCGGGACCTCGTAG
- a CDS encoding methyltransferase domain-containing protein has product MPTDDITQKVSERYAKAASTGEQMCCPTSYDMSHLKTFIPEEVLKISYGCGTPAGLDTVETGETVLDIGSGGGIDCFEASRVVGPSGRVIGIDMTDTMLEIARRNAPLVAANLGYPKLNTEFRKGMADAMPVEDASIDLIISNCVINLAPDKRKVFREMYRVLKPGGRFTISDIVSDQVVPQYMVHDSAKWGDCLSGALQVQDYIGGMVDAGFRAVHQIKSTAWQSIDGIHFLSVTLTGYKFPAVIDQGTALYATLCGPFSSVTDELGQQYRRGVPQSIDAERAQLLRTAPLRSLFLIGPTPTTLDSADPRWCAILPEQTPCVWQGAYAILTGPVISAEDDDHHQFYRGVPLEICSKTLHVLNQDAYRPHFTIYHRSSSLVEGGAVSCSPGGNCC; this is encoded by the coding sequence ATGCCCACCGACGATATTACCCAGAAAGTCAGCGAACGCTACGCCAAGGCCGCATCGACGGGGGAACAGATGTGCTGCCCGACGAGCTACGACATGAGCCACCTCAAAACCTTCATCCCAGAGGAAGTGCTCAAGATTTCCTACGGCTGCGGGACCCCGGCAGGGCTGGACACGGTGGAGACCGGTGAAACCGTGCTGGATATCGGCTCAGGAGGCGGCATCGACTGCTTCGAGGCGTCGCGCGTCGTCGGACCGTCTGGTCGGGTCATCGGCATCGACATGACCGACACCATGTTGGAGATCGCCCGCCGCAATGCCCCCCTCGTCGCCGCAAACCTCGGCTATCCCAAACTCAACACGGAATTTCGCAAAGGCATGGCCGATGCCATGCCAGTGGAGGACGCCAGCATCGACCTGATCATCTCCAATTGCGTCATCAATCTGGCTCCGGACAAGCGCAAGGTCTTCCGCGAGATGTACCGCGTCTTAAAACCCGGCGGTCGCTTCACGATCTCGGATATCGTGTCAGACCAAGTGGTTCCCCAATACATGGTTCATGATAGCGCCAAGTGGGGCGACTGCCTCTCCGGAGCCCTGCAGGTCCAGGACTACATCGGCGGGATGGTGGATGCCGGATTTCGCGCCGTGCACCAGATCAAGTCGACCGCGTGGCAATCGATCGACGGCATACATTTTCTTTCCGTCACCTTGACGGGATACAAATTTCCGGCCGTGATCGACCAGGGCACGGCGCTGTATGCCACCCTCTGCGGACCGTTCTCCAGCGTGACCGACGAACTGGGCCAACAGTACCGGCGCGGTGTGCCGCAATCTATCGATGCGGAGCGCGCTCAGCTGTTGCGAACCGCCCCGCTCCGATCGCTCTTCCTCATCGGTCCAACCCCGACCACTCTCGATTCAGCCGATCCACGCTGGTGCGCGATCCTTCCGGAGCAGACGCCCTGCGTCTGGCAGGGTGCCTATGCCATTCTCACTGGGCCGGTCATCAGCGCCGAAGATGACGATCATCACCAGTTTTATCGTGGAGTGCCCTTGGAAATCTGTTCCAAAACCCTTCACGTCCTGAACCAAGACGCCTACCGCCCCCACTTTACGATCTATCACCGAAGCTCGAGCCTGGTGGAGGGAGGGGCGGTCAGTTGTTCGCCCGGAGGGAATTGCTGCTGA
- a CDS encoding ArsR/SmtB family transcription factor codes for MPRHAIANLTTPRECAAVLKAMGDETRLRILESLLMGEKCVTDLTEVLRCSQPHVSHHLRILRDAGLVEGHRHGKQVCYRVEPTVQRAMKSRGKQVLDFGCCELRFPISRLLSVRQKH; via the coding sequence ATGCCACGCCATGCCATCGCCAACCTCACGACCCCGCGCGAGTGTGCCGCCGTCCTGAAGGCCATGGGCGATGAAACGCGTCTCCGCATCTTGGAATCACTCCTGATGGGCGAAAAATGTGTCACGGATCTCACGGAAGTTCTCCGCTGTTCGCAGCCGCATGTATCGCACCACCTTCGCATTCTGCGGGATGCCGGATTGGTAGAGGGGCATCGGCACGGCAAACAGGTCTGTTATCGAGTCGAACCCACCGTCCAGCGCGCAATGAAGAGTCGAGGCAAGCAGGTACTGGACTTCGGCTGCTGCGAATTGCGATTCCCCATCTCGAGGTTGCTCAGCGTGCGGCAGAAACATTGA